The DNA region GCCAGAAGAAAAACACCCCAGAGAGCAGCTCTGCAGCAAAGAGGGTACAGATTATCGCTATATTTCTCGCGGTGGTGCTGGATTCTTCGGGCGGTAGAGGGAGGCTTATATTGACCGGGCATGTCGTTTCCAGCAACTTGGTCATGCCGCTGAAGTTTGATATGTCTGTCTCCGAATTGTCAACGCGCAAATACATGACGGCCTCGGTACCCGGCGACCAGTACCCGTATAGCAGCTGTTCGAGTTGAAGAGCGCAATAACCTTGTCCATCGTACTTGAATCCAAACCCAAGACATTTGGCGTCTTTATAGCAGTTAGCTTGACACTCAGATAAATTCCTAGCAGTAATCCGAATCGTATTGCTCACCCCGCTGGTATAATTGACATAATCAAGCTGAAGGAACTTGGTCTTTGCCGGGTTATCGATCGGAATTTTGATGTCGCATCCTTCTTGTGCTCTACCGGAACGCGGCCGAAACCCTGGCGGACATGCACAATTGGTACTAGAATTCGAGCCATCACTCATGCAAATAGCATTAGGCCCACACGTGCCATAAACTTTGCACATTTCTTGCATTGCTTGCCAAACAACGACCCACGCTCTTTGATCTGGAACATAACTGTAGATTCTGAGATTACCATCGTCGTCAAGCGTCAATCTTCGCAAATATGTAGAACCGAAATCCGCAGGAATGAAAAATCCTCCATTCTTCTGGACCATTTTCCCGTCATTCTGGAGCTTTTGGAAAGGGTCTCCCTTATTGGGATCCCAATAACTATCGGTGTTATTGAAAAGCAAGTTCGAGGAATTGGTGAAGCTATACTTACCATTCTTGGAAACTAGTATATTattctttgaaactaatatggTATCAGTTATAATCTGGTTCGGTAAAATGGTATCTGTTGGGAATTTGAAACTCTGCCAGCTTGCGAAAGAAAGATTACCCTCGTTGCTTAGGAAGAGACTGGAGTTTGGGTTTCCTGAGGCATTCCCGGGCCACAAGTTCTGGCCCGAGGAGTCGTTGAGACGGAGCTGTCCAGAGGTGGTGATGACAAGCGATGGAAAGCCGTTGACCGCAGAGGCCTTATTGGTTGACCAGACGATGGGGTTTCCGGAGACGTTGCGGTACCAAACTGAGAAGTTGTAGAACTTTTCGGAGCCGGGTAGTAGCTGGAATCCGGCGACGAAGACGGAGTTGGGAGAGACAAGGATTCGGTTCTGGTCTGGGCGCCATGGGGAGTCCGAAAAGTTGAAGGATAAGAAAGTCACAGGTGGGGCTTGTTGTTGGGCTGAGGATGGTGGAGTGCTTGAGAGGAGGAAGGCGAAGGCGAAGGAGAAGAGTAAGGAGAGGATCTGGGTAGCCATGGAAATATTGGTTTGGGGAGGGGGAGGTTCTAACTTTTATGGAATTCTGAATGGCCGGCGAGGGAGAGGTTTTTACTAGTAATTCCATGGCGGCTGGTGGTAGATGAATTCTGGCATTGACGAAGACTATTGACTTGAGATGATGGCCCACGGGGGTTACTTTTCTGGTCCTCGGTTTGATCGCAACATTAACCCGACGTTCAACGTTCTACGCTAACAGCattcaaatgaattttttttatctatcttttaaatacattattaaaatttatttatttttattttatatactaaaatatatcatacatcaatatatctattttttatatcatttaaataaaatatttttaatattttttattcatttcaaatatgtcATTTAATTACCAATAAATTTACAATAGCTCTTTGTATACAATGTCATACAAATTATGTTCTatacacataaaataaagatttataaGCTAAAAgtattcaaaatatattaaaaaaatagattatagtatgagaatattaaaaagtatatatactTATTTTATCTAACATTTGCCATGTCTTTACATCTTTCAATGTTTTTAATAGTCCttattaatgtgattgtaaTGTGTCTATTTCCAttctaaatgataaaaataacctaaataaaaaaaataacaatcagaaaatgaaaacaaaatgagtGTATTAAGATTGTTTTCCACACACTTGCTTCATAAACATTGACATAGGATGCCACTatagcatgaaaaaaaaaaactagagagagagagagagagagagagagaattaataCAAGTTTTTAGATTGATAAACAGTTCACTTTACATGTAGCGGGTTATTGTAGtgaattatattttagatttctttttacATAATCGAATGTAACTCATTTTTTGAAcaattctttaaataatttacatttcttGTATAAGACATAAGCCATCGTGAATGCTCTAAACAAAGTTAAAAAAGTGAAATTCGAAAAACAAAGAATTTAGgagaattatatattaatatttatttgagaaaatatgTTTGGGAAAAGATACTTAGCCCTATGATTTTTACCCCCAAAATTTATTGCtcgagtattttattttatttatttttataataacaaATGCTTCATTTACAAGGAAAACGTATGTAACCCATTGCATCTTAGAATCTAACAATACTTGAGAAAGGAGAATATTTGGACATTAATGTCATTGTACAATGTTGTGAATGAGTCGAACATGTCGAGCCAACAAATGAGCtgcttcattttcttgttgtcCAACATGAGTCACTTTATAAGTCATGAACCTACGAAAGAGAAGCTGAATTTGCCCGGTCAAAGAATTCTAACTTGATAAAGGAGCACCTCTTGCTCTAATTGCATCAATAACCACCAATGAATCCCTTTCTAATATCAAATCATAAAAACCCATATTCTAAACCATCTGCATGCCTCGAAATGTAGCCATAGCTTCTATATCATCAACTTCAAAAATACCAACTTCCTTACGGCACATAGCaaataaaacatctcatttaTCATTACGAACAAATTGACAATCACCCTAAGTCCCACATGACTAGAAGATTGAAACGACAAATCATCAAAGTTAATTTTAACCTTACCTTGTGGAGGTGGAATCCATGAAACTACACGGTCCTTATTTGCTAGCACATAGTCAGACTTTACAGTTACATAGCTCTCAACATAGGCAAGGCAATTATCTACCTTGTTCATAACTCCATAGTCTTGTtgctaaaataaaacaatagttTCTATTTTTCCAAAGACCCCAAGCAATAGTAAATAAAAGTGAAACACTACTCAAATCAGCCAACATCAATTCCCataccaaattttgaaaatcataaaCTATATCTAACATATCCACAACCTTAGGAAATCGGGTAACAAACCACATGAGTAGCTAAACATTGAAAGAGAGCATGGGTGCTAGTTTTTGAAGCTAACTTACAACGGGCACACAAATAAGAAACGATacttttttacaataaattcaccTTTGTAGGCAAGTGACAAGCCCTCTATGCAAAATTTTTCACCTTTTTGGGTAGTTttaatttccaaaattttctcTAGAAATTCGACTTTCATAGAGAATCTAAAGTTTAAGCCAAGACCtgcaaataataaatttaataatatatagtagccAAAACTCATTGAATAGAAACCATTTTTGGCATCTTTCCAAGTGATCTGATTTTCACAAAGCTATGGGAATAGATGAACATTTAAAATCTGATCAGCTTCAAAAGATGAAAAACTTCATACACTAGATGTTGGTTCCAAGTCCTTGAATGCTAATTCAACAAGCAACTAACATGAGTATCAGAGGATAAGAGCTGATGACTAGATAGAAACTAATTCAACAAAGAAATTGGGTGCCAATTatcttttcaaatccaaaatttatCCCCTTGTCTAATGCGCCACCGACACCCAAGTGCAAAACCTGTTTAACTGTAAAGATGCTTCTCCATACATAAGAAGGGCTATGCACTATACTAGAGCTCAGAAAATCTAATTTGGGACAATATTTAGCCTTAAGTActtcataaaacaaaaaaatgactGTCATGCAATAATCTACAACCCTATTTTGCAAGTAAAGAAATATTGAATAACTTTAAATCTTTGAAACCCATCTTACCATGAAACTTTGAAGTGCAAAGTTTTTCCAACTCACCCAATGAACTTTACGTACATGATCATGttgaccccaccaaaaccttGCAAACATTGCTTCAAGCTCCTTACAAAATGATTTGGGTAATTTAAAGCAACTCATAGTGTATGTTGGCAATGCCTGAACGACAGCTTTGATCAAAATCTCTCTACTACCCTGTGATAACATTTTTTCCTTCCAACCTTAAAACTTTTTCTAAACCCTTTCTTTAAGCTCCTTAAAAGTCATATTACAAGACTTACCAATAAAAGATGGGAGGCCCAAATAACAATCATGGAGTTGCAATGCAATAATATTCCAAAGTCTTTTAATATCATTCACCACCTAATCTTTAACATTTTTGCAACTTAGTCTTgtccaaattatatttttgacaaaaaacaATCTCATAAAGATGAAGTAAATGTTTAATACACTCATTTGCGGCATATGTTGCTTGATAGAAAATTAAACAATCATTtgcaaagaataaatgagtgaTAAGAGGAGCACCCAGACATACCCTACCACCCTTAATCAGCCCACAAGATTTAGCGTGTTGAAGAAGAGTAGATAAAGCTTTAATACATAATACAAATAAGGGGATAATGGGCCACCTTGTCACAAACCTCTAAATGTAGCAAAAGATGAAGTAGGAATCCCATTAAGAAGAACCTTTTAAGTAACAAAAATTAAACAAGACATAACCAACTCCACCCATTTTAAATCAAAACCCAATTTCAACAAAACTTGTTGAACAAAAACccattccactctatcataaggTTTGCTCATATCAAGTTTCACTAACATAACACAATTTCTGCCCCTCCTTTTCTTCTGGATAGTATTAATAGTCTCAAAAGTAAGGAGAACATGATCAGTAATGAGTCACCTCGATATGAAAGCACATTGATAATCAGAAATCACAGAAGGCAAAATAGTTTTAAGTCTATTAGCAATAACCTTGACAATAGGCATAATTTGATGAGTCAATATTTAGTAACTCTCTCATGTTGGTTCTTCTTTGGAATAAGAACTTAAAAGTTTCATTTAATTCAGGAGAAACAACCACATGATTCAAAGAGTGTAAAACAACATTTGtaacaatctcccctcctaaaaaaagatttcgtcctcgaaatcgaaataagtaagaaataataatttaatgaagaggtgttgcttaccaacctactgtctatcccgtatatatttgcctttgagattatgtcattccttaactctcttactttaatcaacaattatattatacttctttccacaaggttggccaagttgtatcgacatactctccaaacctaaaacttcaagtaaataatcttctgaaactcttcttttagaaaaacataggcgatatactttaagtgttcttgtaaataccaaagttagtagagaattcatcaaaattaagccgttaacctctctctctctctctctctctctcttaacaaaatcggtggcactcagttttagaccagacaactctgatccgcataatttttataggtcttctgtagctgtcaggcgccgcatagctatgacttctgtagttgtcaggcgccgtagctatgatactacattgctcttctgtaattgtcaggcgccgcatagctataacactactttgttcttctgtagttgtcaggcaccgcaactatgatactacattgctcttgtctcttgtagagaaatgcttcacgagagatgattcgtcataattttctctataaaagaattattcagttcatcttctttcacatctcatcttcttcacttttctgaaattaatctgtattcttactctgcaatctctttctgcttactcactttgcaatagCTCAGCAATtttctcattaccaaaacatgagatattctgcacctcgttcaccagttgtttatgcttcttccgtaggtgctataatgcaatccaataatgatctgactaataagtcagataatgaacttatctacgagcttatGAGTCTCGGTACTTGATACTCATCAgtcattgtcgcatattctcagcgactgcaatccaggattggtggggttgacaaactccacgaaaatatttctatccttcagaggcttcttatggaatccaacatgaagatagaagcagtaaagcgagagaacaaagatttaaaatctttgcttaactcttcttttcgagtggctactcatttagataggaaagacatgcagatttttgaagagcaagaacgtttaaagattgaggcaaagagcctcaaatttctgtaattttgctttatgataataaaataatacttcacaaatattcatatttatgtttctatcttctggtagatgttttatgtgctccattttatttctttcaggaattttcatatatatgacatgatcccatgactcatataaatatgcatttaatcatgcatatccaaactcttagtaatcttcaagttaataaaaacctcaaggagttctactggtctaggactaacttacttctttataatcgcaacaatcagtcatcttcctaggtggtactttgataactgaccagttaataacttaaacttgagactttctctcttatgattgtcataactcttctatccatcatgagttatcaattattctaactctaaatgatttattcctaatgttcacataaatcctcaagaccaagattttactctctatataatagttttcaaaagaagatcgatctatgtatccataaatatagtgctttgccagaaatcatttactggcagCGTGGTAAtattattatcataaatgaatcctactaaggctaaagcttctcctaatcaaattacttttccaaacacaatttctatcatattctcagaatcaaaacaattctccaaatatgtggaataccattcatcaatcctacatatcctttctcatattactaaaaggtattctatatctacattggtatgaacaataatacttctaatgaaaattgttactcttaccactagggtaacaattcagcttccaagctgaattctcaagcactaccacaattaatagaaacaatgactcgtttgaatcaaacaatgtacaatttaccaaccccaatgacttgacctactccaaaataacaataatgcaatactaccatcaattgcaatcagatcaactttaactatgtttacctcaactaatccttcatccatcgggaaattctgatcctcttgattgttatctctcttaggattccgaggtattctatcacgagtcatgtgtcccttcttgaaacacacgagtatatgtattaaaaccacatactacctttcataccttaagaaattcaagcctactgacgactaaaatttcaagcctaatgtttggtgcatttcctaaggacatgtggatttactgcccagagacgtattgctctgataccaccctgtgacggccccaaattccgtttgggattggacggacatttgaagcttcaagacatgtaacacaaggttacctgcccccgttcatgacatataagatgcaatgttcctaacatgcatctaacattatgcaatattcgcagcggataaattatttctttagcaatactatgcaccaaattgaaaatatcccaaatgcttaaaacatacttgatatataaagactcattgaacaactaagatcataacactagtccaaaatgattatgattcaaaaagtactggagatgcaactccatcgtacaagtagtaatttacgttaactactatattaacattgacgtcgcatcgtcgctcagtcaactgtgtctagttggtcagctcctgattctccttcagatcctgtaacaagatctaccattcagggggaatggtagttgggactaccacagtgagatttgattacaaatctcagtaagttaacaaaaaacttccacacaggctaatgatgcatggatgacagtaaaagcataaatgcataatcaaattcataagtaattaaagcataacttggcatacaacatagcataa from Carya illinoinensis cultivar Pawnee chromosome 6, C.illinoinensisPawnee_v1, whole genome shotgun sequence includes:
- the LOC122313933 gene encoding G-type lectin S-receptor-like serine/threonine-protein kinase At5g24080 → MATQILSLLFSFAFAFLLSSTPPSSAQQQAPPVTFLSFNFSDSPWRPDQNRILVSPNSVFVAGFQLLPGSEKFYNFSVWYRNVSGNPIVWSTNKASAVNGFPSLVITTSGQLRLNDSSGQNLWPGNASGNPNSSLFLSNEGNLSFASWQSFKFPTDTILPNQIITDTILVSKNNILVSKNGKYSFTNSSNLLFNNTDSYWDPNKGDPFQKLQNDGKMVQKNGGFFIPADFGSTYLRRLTLDDDGNLRIYSYVPDQRAWVVVWQAMQEMCKVYGTCGPNAICMSDGSNSSTNCACPPGFRPRSGRAQEGCDIKIPIDNPAKTKFLQLDYVNYTSGVSNTIRITARNLSECQANCYKDAKCLGFGFKYDGQGYCALQLEQLLYGYWSPGTEAVMYLRVDNSETDISNFSGMTKLLETTCPVNISLPLPPEESSTTARNIAIICTLFAAELLSGVFFFWRFLKKYIKYRDMAQTLGLEFLPAGGPKRFTYAELKAATKDFSNLIGKGGFGDVYKGELPDHRVVAVKCLKHVAGGDPEFWAEVTIIARMHHLNLVRLWGFCAEKGKRILVYEYVPNGSLDKYIFRPGRANSREDEELEEMGPLSENGQNPILEWGVRYRIALGVARAIAYLHEECLEWVLHCDIKPENILLGDDFCPKISDFGLAKLKKKEDIVSMSRMRGTRGYMAPEWVRPDPITAKADVYSFGMVLLEIVTGTRNFEMQGSVKHSEDWYFPGWAFEKVYKEIKVEDILDRRIKHSYDSRAHFHLVDRMVKTAMWCLQDRPEKRPPMGKVAKMLEGTVEITEPGKPTIFFLGDE